Genomic segment of Acidobacteriota bacterium:
CGGCTGCTCGCGCACGATCGCCAGGTAGTCCTCGAAACTCCCCGTCCAGTGCTGCTCCCGATACCGATCCCGATCCTGCGCCTGACGGAGCTTGTCGAGCAGATCTCGTCCAGCCGAACGCACGTCGATCCGTTCCATCGTCTCGTCCTCGGCGGGGTCGCGGCCGGCGGCGGCGCCGGGCCGGCCGGCGCACGGCCGCCCCCGAGTTGTGAGTCGGCGGGCGCGGGGTTTTCTTACAGTGTCCGGAGCCGTGTTTGCCGCTCCGGAGCCGCGGGGCTAGGATCCGGGATGCGGGCGGAACGACGCCTCACCGAAAGGCGAGCCGTTGGCCGTCCCGAGCACACGCCGCCCGCGCAGCAACGGCCGGCGGGAGGCGCGGCGAAGTATGAGCTCACGGTCGCGGCGATCCGGCGGCCGGTTCTCCGGACCGGAGTTCGTCGCCAGGTTGCGCGCGCGCGACCCCGAAGCGCTGCGGGAGGTGGCCGAGGCGTACCTGCCGCAGATCCTCCGCGCGGCGCGCGCCGCCGGGCTGGACGCCCAGCGGGCCGAGGACGTCGCTCAGGCGACGCTGGCCGCCTTCGTCGAGCGCGCGGCCCACTTCGAGGGCCGCTCCCACGTGCGGACCTTCCTGTTCGGGATCCTCTACCACAAGCTCGCTCAATCGCAGCGGGAGGCGGCGCGGAACGACCGCGAGGATCCGATCGACGAGACGGTCGCGCAGCGGTTCGCGCCGGACGGGTCCTGGCAGCGCCCGCCGCGGCCGGCGGACGCGGACGTCTACGCGGCGGAGATCGTCGAACTCGTCGAGCGGGGGTTGGCGGAGTTGCCGTTCAAGCAGCGGATGGCCTTCCTCCTCCGCGAGGTCCACGGATTCACCACCGGCGAGATCTGTAATATTCTCCAGGTTTCCGGGACTCACGTTGGTGTGCTCCTGTTTCGGGCGAGGAACAGGCTGCGCGAGTACCTGGAGGCGCACGGCGTCCGCGGCCCGCGCGGGGCGGGCGGAGGGGCGTGAGCGGGAGGGAGATGCGGCGATGAGGTCGAAGAGGGATGCCGGGGAGGGGGGTGCGGACACGAGGGGGGATCTCACCTGCGAGGCCGTGGCGCGGCGGCTCGCCTCGGATGGCGGCGAGCCCGTTCCCGGGGCGGCGGCGGTCGCCGACCACCTCGCGCGCTGCGCGGCGTGCCGCGAGTACGCGGCCCAGCTCGAGTCGATCGGCGCCGCGGCACGCGATCTCGCCGGACGCTCGGAGGAGGAGGGCGAGGCCGTGCGCCGGCTCCTCGAAGCGGTGCTCGAGCCTCGGTCGAGCCGCGCGGAGGGGGCTTAGCGCCGAGCCCAGGGGAGGCGGTCCAGGTCGACGTTCCCGCCGCTGATCACGATCCCCACACGCCGGCCGGCGAACCGATCCGGATGCGCGAGCACCGCCGCCAGCGGCACGGCGGCTGACGGTTCGGCCACCACCTTGAGCCTCTCCCAGATCAGACGCATGGCGCGGACGATGTCCTCGTCCCCGACGGTCAGGATCTCCTGGACGTGGCTCCGGATGACGGCGAAGGTCAGCGGCCCGATCGGAGCGAGGAGGCCGTCCGCGACGGTGCGCGGGTCGCGGTTGCCCTGGAGGCGCCCCGTGGCCAGCGAGCGGTAGGCGTCGTCGGCGCCGCTGGGCTCGGCTCCCACCACCGCGACCCCCCGTTCCGCGGCGGCGAGCGCGATGCCGCTGATCAGGCCGCCGCCCCCGATCGGAGCCACGATCACGTCCAGATCGGGCACCTGCTCGAGAAGCTCGAGGCCCACGGTCCCCTGTCCGGCGACGATCCGCGGATCGTTGTAGGGGTGCACCGGATAGCAGCCGGTCTCCGCCACCAGGGCGTCGAGCGTCTCCTGCCGCGACTCGATGGCGCGGCCGCAGAAACGGATCTCGGCCCCGTATCCGCGGACCGCGGCCTTCTTCACCTCGGGGGCGTCCTCCGGCATCACCACGTAGGCCTTCACCCCGCGGAGCCGGGCGGCGAGGGCGAGAGCGGCGCCGTGGTTCCCCGAGGAGTGCGTCGCCACGCCGGCGCGCAGCCGCGAACGGTCGAGCTGCCAGAGCGTGTTCGCCGCGCCGCGGAACTTGAACGCCCCCACGCGCTGGAAGTTCTCGCACTTGAAGAAGAGGCGGGCTCCCGCGAGGGTGTCGAGGCCGAAGCTCGTCAACACCGGCGTTTCGCGGACCAGTCCGCGGAGCCGCTCCCGCGCCTCCTCGACCGCCTCCGGGCCGGGCGGCCTCGGCTCCGTTTCACTCGCCCCGGCGCGCGCCGCGCCCCGCCCGCTCACCGCTGCATCCTCGACGCGAGGGGGGCGAGCGTGCGGCCCGGGCGCGCACCGAGCGAGCCGAGCACCGCCGCCGCCGCGAGTCCTCCGAGCCTGCCGCAGCGCTCCGCGTCCCAGCCACGCGTCAGCCCGTACAGGAACCCCGCCGCGTACAGATCGCCGGCGCCGGTGGTGTCGACGACCTCCGGCACCGGCTCCGCCGGTATGTCGTGCCGGGTCCCCTCCCAGAGCACGACCGAGCCCCGCGGCCCGCGGGTCAGCGCGGCGATCCGGCAGGTGGCGGCCGCCTGGGCGGCCGCCTCGTCGAAGCTGTCCGTCTCGAACAGCGAGCGGATCTCCTCCTCGTTGGCGAACAGGACGTCCACGTGGCCGCCGACGAGGTCGCGGAAGGAGTCGCGGTGCCGCTCCACGCAGATCGGGTCGGACAGGCTCAGGGCGACGAGGCGCCCCGCTTCGTGGGCCGCCCGCGCGGCGGTGACGAACGCCTCCTTCGCCTGCGGGGGATCCCAAAGGTATCCCTCGAGGTAGGTCACCCGGGACGCGCGCACCAGCCGCTCGTCGACGTCACCGGGACCGAGGCCGGTCGAGGCTCCCAGGAAGGTCTGCATCGTCCGCTGCCCGTCCGGGGTGACGAGGACGATGCAGCGGGCGGTGGCGGGCCCCTCCGCCGCCGGCGGTGTGGCGAAATGGACCCCGGCCCGGCGGATGTCCTCGGCGAACGCGCGGCCGAGATCGTCTTCCCGCACCTTGCCGATGTAGGCGGCGCGGCCGCCGAGGGAGGCCACCCCGGCCATCGTGTTCGCCGCCGAGCCGCCCGAACAGGTGACGGCGCCCGGAAAGCGCTCCGTGAGGCGAACCGCCTCCGCCTCGTCCACGAGGGACATCGTCCCCTTGGCCAGTCCGAGTTCCGCCAGCCGCGGCTCGTCGACCCTGACCAGAAGATCGACGATGGCGTTGCCGAGGCCGACGACGTCCCACTCCGCTTCCGAGACCATCGGGTCCCTCCGCCGCAAGGGCGCGCCAGTATCCGCGCCCCCGGCCGGGGCGGCAACCGGCGCGCCGGTTGCCGGGGGCATGCTCGGTCCTATAATGACGCCGCCGTCCGGGTGGACGCGGGACGTCGGGTCCCGCGCGGGCGGCGTTCGATCGATGGGCCGCTAGCTCAACTGGTAGAGCAGCAGACTCTTAATCTGCGGGTTCGGGGTTCGAGTCCCTGGCGGCTCACCATCGCCGGCAGTTGCCGAGGCCCGGCGGAGGCCCGGGGGCGTCGCCGCGGCCGTCCCGTGCCGGAGTTCCCTGGGCGAAAGTGGCGGAACTGGTAGACGCGCGAGACTTAGGATCTCGTGGCCGCATGGCCGTGGGGGTTCGAGTCCCCCCTTTCGCACCAGCCGGCGGCCCGCTTCCCCGCTCTGCGAACCGGTGCGCACCGGACCGCCCCCGGCACGGGCGGCGGCGGCGATCTTGGGCCAAA
This window contains:
- a CDS encoding pyridoxal-phosphate dependent enzyme; amino-acid sequence: MSGRGAARAGASETEPRPPGPEAVEEARERLRGLVRETPVLTSFGLDTLAGARLFFKCENFQRVGAFKFRGAANTLWQLDRSRLRAGVATHSSGNHGAALALAARLRGVKAYVVMPEDAPEVKKAAVRGYGAEIRFCGRAIESRQETLDALVAETGCYPVHPYNDPRIVAGQGTVGLELLEQVPDLDVIVAPIGGGGLISGIALAAAERGVAVVGAEPSGADDAYRSLATGRLQGNRDPRTVADGLLAPIGPLTFAVIRSHVQEILTVGDEDIVRAMRLIWERLKVVAEPSAAVPLAAVLAHPDRFAGRRVGIVISGGNVDLDRLPWARR
- a CDS encoding sigma-70 family RNA polymerase sigma factor; this translates as MSSRSRRSGGRFSGPEFVARLRARDPEALREVAEAYLPQILRAARAAGLDAQRAEDVAQATLAAFVERAAHFEGRSHVRTFLFGILYHKLAQSQREAARNDREDPIDETVAQRFAPDGSWQRPPRPADADVYAAEIVELVERGLAELPFKQRMAFLLREVHGFTTGEICNILQVSGTHVGVLLFRARNRLREYLEAHGVRGPRGAGGGA
- a CDS encoding adenosine kinase is translated as MVSEAEWDVVGLGNAIVDLLVRVDEPRLAELGLAKGTMSLVDEAEAVRLTERFPGAVTCSGGSAANTMAGVASLGGRAAYIGKVREDDLGRAFAEDIRRAGVHFATPPAAEGPATARCIVLVTPDGQRTMQTFLGASTGLGPGDVDERLVRASRVTYLEGYLWDPPQAKEAFVTAARAAHEAGRLVALSLSDPICVERHRDSFRDLVGGHVDVLFANEEEIRSLFETDSFDEAAAQAAATCRIAALTRGPRGSVVLWEGTRHDIPAEPVPEVVDTTGAGDLYAAGFLYGLTRGWDAERCGRLGGLAAAAVLGSLGARPGRTLAPLASRMQR